GCAAGGCGCGGATCGCCCGGCTCGCGGACCGCATCAGCGCGGTCTTCGTCCCCGTGGTCCTGGTGCTCGCGGTCCTCACCTTCGTGCTGTGGCTCGTGCTCACCGGGGATCTCGATGCCGCCTTCACGGCGTCCGTGACAGTCCTGGTCATCGCCTGCCCCTGCGCGCTCGGCCTCGCGACACCGACGGCGCTCCTGACCGGCACGGGCCGCGGCGCCCAGCTCGGCATCCTCATCCGCGGACCCCAGGTCCTCGAGGACACACGCACCGTGGACACCATCGTGCTCGACAAGACAGGCACTGTCACCACCGGCGTCATGGCCGTCGGCGACGTCGTCGCCCTGGCAGGTACGCCGGGCGCCCCCGCCTTCTCCGCGGCCGAGGTGCTCCGCCTCGCAGGTGCGGTCGAGGCAGCGAGCGAACACCCGATCGCCCGGGCGATCGCGCAGCACGCCGAGGGGTTCGGGCCATTGCCAGAGGTGCGCGGATTCTCGAGTGCCCCGGGCGGAGGCGTGCGCGGGGACGTCGACGGCGTGACGGTCACGGCCGGGCAGGCCGGCTGGCTGGAGCACCACGGCATCCGTCCCACGGACGCCGGGGCCGCAGCCTTCGGTGCCGCCCAGGAGGCCGGGACGACCGCGGTGTGGGTGGCGCTCGACGACACCGTCGCGGGCTTCATCACACTGTCCGACACCGTGAAGGACGGTTCGGCGACCGCCGTCGAGCGCCTGCGCCGGCTCGGGCTGCGGCCCGTTCTGCTCACGGGCGACAACCGCGCCGTGGCGCTGCGCGTCGCCGAGTCTGTGGGCATCGACGCGGCGGACGTGCGCGCGGGCGTGACGCCGGCAGGCAAGGTGGAGGCCATCCGGGACCTCCAGGCCGCGGGGGCCACCGTCGCCATGGCGGGCGACGGCGTCAACGACGCCGCGGCCCTGGCCCAGGCGGACCTCGGTATCGCGATGGGCTCGGGGACGGACGTGGCCATCGAGGCGGCCGACCTCACGGTGATGGGCAACAGCCTGGAGCAGGTGGCCCAGGCCATCGAGCTCTCGCGCCGGACGCTCGGCACCATCAAGGGGAACCTCTTCTGGGCGTTCTTCTACAACGCCGTCGGCATCCCGGTCGCGGCCTTCGGGCTGCTCAACCCGATGCTCGCCGGCGCCGCGATGGCGGCGAGCTCGGTGCTCGTCGTCGCCAACTCGCTGCGGCTGCGGGGCTTCGGCCGGTAGTGGCAGCGCCCGGCGCCCTCCCTACGAGGGCGGGGCGACGGCGTAGTGCGCGACGATGACGCCCGTGGTCGTGGTGACCGACCGCCGGAGCGTCAGGTCCCTGCGGTCGGACGCCCCGAACAGCGTGGCTCCTGATCCGAGCACGATGGGATGGATCTGCAGGATGTACTCGTCCACGAGCCCAGCCTCCTGCAGGGCCCGGACCAGCTCGCCGCTCCCGATGAT
This genomic interval from Arthrobacter agilis contains the following:
- a CDS encoding heavy metal translocating P-type ATPase; the protein is MTTQQIPGTGQEQRVVELAIQGMTCASCVSRVERKLGKLDGVEASVNLPLESAVVRVPASVSDQDLIDTVVATGYGAHVVHPDHPGDTHDHTPSLLGARLALAAVLSVPVLLISMVPGLQFPDWGWVVFALALPVVTWSAWPFHRAAAVNARHLSSTMDTLVSIGVTAAFLFSAWQLFSDPALTKHGGVEGMTMDAPSLYFEVAAVVVTFLLLGRFLEASAKRRAGNALKSLLSLGAKEARVLRTVDGRRTEVTIPADTLIPGDEFVVRPGEKIATDGIVTDGHSAVDTALLTGESIPVEVTPGDAVTGATINTSGRLVVRATRVGSDTVLSSMGRLVSQAQSGKARIARLADRISAVFVPVVLVLAVLTFVLWLVLTGDLDAAFTASVTVLVIACPCALGLATPTALLTGTGRGAQLGILIRGPQVLEDTRTVDTIVLDKTGTVTTGVMAVGDVVALAGTPGAPAFSAAEVLRLAGAVEAASEHPIARAIAQHAEGFGPLPEVRGFSSAPGGGVRGDVDGVTVTAGQAGWLEHHGIRPTDAGAAAFGAAQEAGTTAVWVALDDTVAGFITLSDTVKDGSATAVERLRRLGLRPVLLTGDNRAVALRVAESVGIDAADVRAGVTPAGKVEAIRDLQAAGATVAMAGDGVNDAAALAQADLGIAMGSGTDVAIEAADLTVMGNSLEQVAQAIELSRRTLGTIKGNLFWAFFYNAVGIPVAAFGLLNPMLAGAAMAASSVLVVANSLRLRGFGR